In one Desulfoferula mesophila genomic region, the following are encoded:
- a CDS encoding serine dehydratase subunit alpha family protein gives MPFTVKEILKMEVAPALGCTEPVAIALAAAAAASLLPQRGFDRLELWVDPNIYKNGIAVSIPGTGGLSGLDMAAALGALGGDPALSMQVLEPIGEAAVSQAKQALAQGKVKVNLRREFGLYIKVVLSAGEDRAEAVVSELHDNISYLALNGRELTDHPLLGGKQGSSANQLAQMELWFKDLPLSDLLDMIDDFDQEDMDFLEQSVKVNLKLAEYGLKHGPGLGTGQALERLVRQGLIKKDMIVAAKMLASAAADARMAGVKLPAMASAGSGNHGLTAVLPIWALRDYLEVDDAEVLKAVGLSHLVTGYVKAHTGRLSAVCGCSIAAGAGAAAGVTYLLGGSLHYIAGAIINLTSDLAGVICDGAKASCALKLSTAAGTAVQAALFALQGVSVQPTDGIVGGTLEQTTKNVGLLSTEGMVETDRTILKIMLEKHFAEY, from the coding sequence GTGCCTTTTACCGTTAAAGAAATATTGAAAATGGAGGTCGCTCCGGCCTTGGGTTGCACCGAGCCGGTGGCCATCGCCCTGGCGGCGGCGGCGGCGGCTTCCCTGCTGCCCCAGCGGGGCTTCGATCGCCTGGAGCTCTGGGTGGACCCCAACATCTACAAGAACGGCATCGCCGTTTCCATCCCCGGCACCGGGGGCCTGTCGGGCCTGGACATGGCCGCGGCTTTGGGCGCCCTGGGCGGCGACCCCGCCCTGTCCATGCAGGTGCTGGAGCCCATCGGCGAGGCGGCGGTGTCCCAGGCCAAGCAGGCCCTGGCCCAGGGCAAGGTCAAGGTGAACCTGCGCCGGGAGTTCGGCCTGTACATCAAGGTGGTCCTGAGCGCCGGCGAGGACCGGGCCGAGGCGGTGGTCAGCGAACTGCACGACAATATCTCCTATCTGGCCCTGAACGGCCGGGAGCTCACCGACCATCCCCTGTTGGGCGGCAAGCAGGGCAGCTCGGCCAACCAGCTCGCCCAGATGGAGCTGTGGTTCAAGGATCTGCCCCTGTCCGACCTGCTGGACATGATCGACGATTTCGACCAGGAGGACATGGACTTCCTGGAACAGAGCGTAAAGGTCAACCTCAAGCTGGCCGAGTACGGCCTCAAGCACGGACCCGGCCTGGGCACCGGCCAGGCCCTGGAGCGTCTGGTGCGCCAGGGCCTGATCAAAAAAGACATGATCGTGGCGGCCAAGATGCTGGCCTCGGCCGCGGCCGACGCCCGCATGGCCGGGGTCAAGCTGCCGGCCATGGCTTCGGCGGGCAGCGGCAACCACGGGCTCACCGCCGTGCTGCCCATCTGGGCCTTGCGCGACTACCTGGAGGTGGACGACGCCGAGGTGCTCAAGGCGGTGGGGCTGAGCCACCTGGTCACCGGCTACGTCAAGGCCCACACCGGACGGCTGTCGGCGGTGTGCGGCTGTTCCATCGCCGCCGGGGCCGGCGCGGCGGCCGGGGTCACCTATCTTCTGGGCGGCAGCTTGCACTACATCGCCGGAGCCATCATCAACCTCACCTCGGACCTGGCCGGGGTGATCTGCGACGGGGCCAAGGCCAGTTGCGCGCTCAAGCTCTCCACCGCCGCGGGCACCGCGGTCCAGGCGGCCCTCTTCGCCTTGCAGGGGGTGAGCGTGCAGCCCACCGACGGCATCGTGGGCGGCACCCTGGAGCAGACCACCAAGAACGTGGGTCTGCTAAGCACCGAGGGCATGGTGGAAACCGACCGCACCATTTTGAAAATAATGCTGGAAAAGCATTTCGCCGAATACTGA
- a CDS encoding 3-hydroxyacyl-CoA dehydrogenase family protein: MIEQNGSKGEGQRAIPVSVIGAGIMGHGIAQVFALAGHPVRLYDPNSEVLATARERVRASLDSFVGVGLVSEAQAARCLENLTTRADLAAACDGAGLVVEVAPEKMDLKRELFARVEPLVGERVILASNTSALSINELSRDLERPERFLGIHFWNPPQVIPCVEVIPGQYTEVAVADRVVELLKLADKEPVRLKRDIPGFLGNRLQHALQREALALVEQGAAEPEEVDRVVRYGFGLRLALMGPLERADLGGLDTTLAVQRYLLPHLDRRTEASPPLEALVEQGRLGVKSGGGFYDWPPEKAAKRQAQRDRALLEIIKLTREL; this comes from the coding sequence ATGATTGAGCAAAACGGTTCCAAGGGCGAGGGGCAAAGGGCGATACCGGTGAGCGTCATCGGAGCGGGCATCATGGGCCACGGCATAGCCCAGGTCTTCGCCCTGGCCGGGCACCCGGTCCGGCTGTACGACCCCAACTCCGAGGTGTTGGCCACGGCCCGGGAGCGGGTGCGGGCCAGCCTGGACAGCTTCGTGGGGGTGGGCCTGGTGAGCGAGGCCCAGGCCGCCCGCTGCCTGGAAAACCTAACCACCCGGGCAGACCTGGCCGCCGCGTGTGACGGGGCGGGGCTGGTGGTCGAGGTGGCGCCCGAAAAAATGGATCTCAAGCGGGAGCTGTTCGCCCGGGTGGAGCCCCTGGTGGGGGAGCGGGTTATCCTGGCCAGCAACACCTCGGCCTTGTCCATCAACGAGCTGAGCCGCGACTTGGAGCGGCCGGAGCGCTTTCTGGGCATCCACTTCTGGAACCCGCCGCAGGTCATTCCCTGCGTGGAGGTGATACCGGGTCAATACACCGAGGTGGCGGTGGCCGATCGGGTGGTGGAGCTCTTGAAGCTGGCGGACAAGGAGCCGGTGCGCCTGAAGCGCGACATCCCCGGCTTTTTGGGCAACCGCTTGCAGCACGCCCTGCAGCGGGAGGCCCTGGCCCTGGTGGAGCAGGGGGCGGCCGAGCCCGAGGAGGTGGACCGGGTGGTGCGCTACGGCTTCGGCCTGCGCCTGGCCCTGATGGGCCCTTTGGAGCGGGCCGACCTGGGCGGTCTGGACACAACCCTGGCGGTGCAGCGTTACCTGCTGCCCCACCTGGACCGGCGCACCGAGGCCTCGCCGCCATTGGAGGCGCTGGTGGAGCAGGGGCGGCTGGGGGTCAAGAGCGGCGGCGGCTTCTACGACTGGCCCCCGGAAAAGGCGGCCAAACGCCAGGCCCAGCGTGACCGGGCCCTGCTGGAGATCATCAAGCTGACCCGGGAGCTATAG
- a CDS encoding tetrathionate reductase family octaheme c-type cytochrome — MSARRKKYLSLWLVGLMVGLGLVLYAYQGPDAATPAAPAAPKPFDPVAAAKKWKKPPPPPPPKVNPDGTPWVPVDQVAALKLAHEVPPLVVKALEESQRQRRLRLGDKMPTLKDMKRPYLVLDSPVVNQEGDQFEAVRFMHRKHAAVLQDQCFVCHHAKPAAPDASETTRCVACHQGSFNPELPGRLGLKAALHRQCMGCHEKRQQGPVGCTDCHAKKVPDHRKLVKLPDKPDPITVTKECLRCHQEQADQLHGAAHWQWKGPSPFTVEHEKRIDMGKATNTINNFCVALPSNWPRCTSCHAGYGWSDANFDFNDQTRMDCLVCHDTTGTYRKVPTAAGWPFLQLDLKKIAQSVGHPNRKNCGDCHFQGGGGDAVKHGDMNGILYYPSKNCDVHMGGMDFACQECHKTRNHKISGRSLSLPVAEGSRTCQDCHTAKPHHGNSLLDHHLNRHVEHLFCVTCHSPVYAKCRATKTWWDWSKAGHKERKPKKDRYGMPDYDWKKGEFKWKESMKPTYAWYNGKVERVLLGDKIDTSKVVDITKPVGGFRDPDSRIYPFKLMEGIQPADALNKLLLVPHLYGPGGFWATIGKTKAPVPEKVIEQTWNKAFAKGMAEAIKVNPGNQGLKPYSGQYQWVQTRMYWGLTHETMPATAALGCAQCHESLAKDKTCCRCHKDERHVDFKKLAHRGTDFEWMKKQGRDVHELIGKTDYLDFKALGYKGDPIVYGGRLKKLPLASTIDRECK, encoded by the coding sequence ATGAGCGCGCGACGCAAGAAATATTTGAGCCTGTGGCTGGTGGGGCTGATGGTGGGTCTGGGCCTGGTGCTCTACGCCTACCAGGGACCCGACGCCGCCACCCCGGCCGCGCCCGCCGCGCCCAAGCCCTTCGACCCCGTGGCCGCGGCCAAGAAGTGGAAGAAGCCCCCGCCGCCTCCGCCGCCCAAGGTCAACCCCGACGGCACCCCCTGGGTGCCCGTGGATCAGGTGGCCGCCCTCAAGCTGGCCCACGAGGTCCCGCCTTTGGTGGTCAAGGCCCTGGAGGAGAGCCAGCGCCAGCGCCGCCTGCGCCTGGGCGACAAGATGCCCACGCTCAAGGACATGAAGCGCCCCTACCTGGTGCTGGACAGCCCGGTGGTCAACCAGGAAGGCGATCAGTTCGAGGCGGTGCGCTTCATGCACCGCAAGCACGCCGCGGTGCTGCAGGACCAGTGCTTCGTCTGCCACCACGCCAAGCCGGCGGCCCCGGACGCCTCGGAGACCACCCGTTGCGTGGCCTGTCACCAGGGCTCGTTCAACCCCGAGCTGCCCGGCCGCCTGGGGCTCAAGGCCGCCCTGCACCGCCAGTGCATGGGCTGCCACGAAAAGCGCCAGCAAGGGCCGGTGGGCTGCACCGATTGCCACGCCAAGAAGGTGCCCGACCACCGCAAGCTGGTGAAGCTGCCCGACAAGCCCGACCCCATCACCGTGACCAAGGAGTGCCTGCGCTGTCACCAGGAGCAGGCCGACCAATTGCACGGCGCGGCCCACTGGCAGTGGAAAGGCCCCTCGCCCTTCACCGTGGAGCATGAAAAGCGCATCGACATGGGCAAGGCCACCAACACCATCAACAACTTCTGCGTGGCCCTGCCTTCCAACTGGCCCCGCTGCACCTCCTGCCACGCGGGATACGGCTGGAGCGACGCCAACTTCGACTTCAACGACCAGACCCGCATGGACTGCCTGGTCTGCCACGACACCACCGGCACCTACCGCAAGGTGCCCACCGCCGCCGGCTGGCCCTTCCTGCAGCTGGATCTCAAGAAGATCGCCCAGAGCGTGGGCCATCCCAACCGCAAGAACTGCGGCGACTGCCACTTCCAAGGCGGCGGCGGCGACGCGGTCAAGCACGGCGACATGAACGGCATCCTCTACTACCCCTCCAAGAACTGCGACGTGCACATGGGGGGTATGGACTTCGCCTGCCAGGAGTGCCACAAGACCCGCAACCATAAGATCAGCGGCCGCTCGCTGTCGCTGCCCGTGGCCGAGGGCTCGCGCACCTGCCAGGATTGCCACACCGCCAAGCCCCACCACGGCAACTCGCTGCTGGACCACCACCTCAACCGCCACGTGGAGCACCTGTTCTGCGTCACCTGCCACAGTCCGGTTTATGCCAAGTGCCGGGCCACCAAGACCTGGTGGGACTGGTCCAAGGCGGGCCACAAGGAGCGCAAGCCCAAGAAGGACCGCTACGGCATGCCCGACTATGACTGGAAAAAGGGCGAGTTCAAGTGGAAGGAGAGCATGAAGCCCACCTACGCCTGGTACAACGGCAAAGTGGAGCGGGTGCTGCTGGGAGACAAGATCGACACCTCCAAGGTGGTGGACATCACCAAGCCGGTGGGCGGGTTCCGCGATCCAGACAGCCGCATCTATCCCTTCAAGCTCATGGAGGGCATCCAGCCCGCCGATGCGCTCAACAAGCTGCTGCTGGTGCCCCACCTCTACGGCCCCGGCGGCTTCTGGGCCACCATAGGCAAGACCAAGGCTCCGGTGCCCGAGAAGGTCATCGAGCAGACCTGGAACAAGGCCTTTGCCAAGGGCATGGCCGAGGCCATCAAGGTCAACCCCGGCAACCAGGGGCTCAAGCCCTACAGCGGTCAGTACCAATGGGTGCAGACCCGCATGTACTGGGGCCTGACCCACGAGACCATGCCGGCCACGGCGGCCCTGGGCTGCGCCCAGTGCCACGAGTCCCTGGCCAAGGACAAGACCTGCTGCCGCTGCCACAAGGACGAGCGCCACGTGGACTTCAAGAAGCTGGCCCACCGGGGCACGGACTTCGAGTGGATGAAAAAGCAGGGCCGCGACGTGCACGAGCTGATCGGGAAGACCGACTACCTGGACTTCAAGGCCCTGGGTTATAAGGGCGACCCCATCGTCTACGGCGGCCGCCTGAAAAAGCTGCCCCTGGCTTCCACCATCGACCGGGAGTGCAAATAG
- a CDS encoding nitroreductase family protein: MAEKFDELHSSASADSVRWLYGEYSRQDLMEMDPVCLRALFRERVHHTIEVEIYPILVGDKEPTPIFGTQAQICWEALEARGFPLDDPDLQWGKRYLELAAKIRAGEKVSIDEPLPQAFNADEMAVVKKLIWDRHSIRDWVADKPVPDEMLEQIMEAGRAAPNGCNLNVVRFAVIKEAEEMKMVWSDIPTPAERCTVIVICYDKAIYETVGHDRLVPHNMMLDCAAAGDHMCLMAHALGLGAVWLTCTDKTAARFKKKYGLPENIEPAMHLAIGWPSVASIKSLRMPLKDMMLTRGN; this comes from the coding sequence ATGGCCGAAAAGTTTGACGAGTTGCACTCTTCCGCCAGCGCGGATTCCGTCCGCTGGCTTTATGGCGAATACAGCAGGCAGGACCTCATGGAGATGGACCCCGTTTGTCTCAGGGCCTTGTTTCGCGAGCGGGTGCACCACACCATAGAAGTAGAGATCTATCCCATTTTGGTGGGCGACAAGGAGCCCACCCCCATCTTCGGCACCCAGGCCCAGATCTGCTGGGAGGCGCTCGAGGCGCGGGGCTTCCCCCTGGACGATCCGGACCTGCAATGGGGCAAGCGCTATTTGGAGCTGGCCGCCAAGATCCGGGCCGGGGAAAAAGTGAGCATCGACGAGCCGCTGCCCCAGGCCTTTAACGCCGACGAGATGGCCGTGGTCAAAAAGCTCATTTGGGACCGCCACTCCATCCGCGACTGGGTGGCCGACAAGCCGGTGCCCGATGAGATGCTGGAGCAGATCATGGAGGCGGGCCGGGCCGCCCCCAACGGCTGCAACCTCAACGTGGTGCGCTTCGCGGTGATCAAGGAAGCCGAAGAGATGAAGATGGTCTGGAGCGACATCCCCACCCCGGCCGAGCGCTGCACCGTCATCGTGATCTGCTACGACAAGGCCATCTACGAGACCGTGGGCCACGACCGCCTGGTGCCGCACAACATGATGCTCGACTGCGCGGCGGCCGGCGACCACATGTGCCTGATGGCCCACGCCCTGGGCCTGGGCGCGGTGTGGCTCACCTGCACCGACAAGACCGCCGCCCGCTTCAAGAAGAAGTACGGGCTGCCCGAGAACATCGAGCCGGCCATGCACCTGGCCATCGGCTGGCCCTCCGTGGCTTCCATCAAGTCGCTGCGCATGCCCCTCAAGGACATGATGCTCACCAGGGGTAACTAG
- a CDS encoding 4Fe-4S dicluster domain-containing protein, which produces MELNRRKFLGLTGTALGATALGKPGRAQAARAYQPPPDAYGCLVDLSVCVGCRKCEQACNQVNHLAEPERPFDDLTVLDAKRRPGPEAFTVINRHYTGRRDERNQLAPTFVKVQCMHCQDPACASACIVGALSKKPNGAVHYDVSKCIGCRYCMVACPFQIPAYEYHDPLTPRVRKCTFCFERISQEGGKPGCAQVCPVEAITFGKRSELIKLAKQKMADDPGRYQPTIYGEKEVGGTSWLYISREPFAKLGFQNLPQRPMPHLTETIQHGVFAYMWAPLSLFALLGGAMAVFNRRRDQGEGDK; this is translated from the coding sequence GTGGAGTTGAATAGGAGGAAATTTTTAGGGCTTACCGGGACGGCCCTGGGGGCGACGGCCCTGGGCAAGCCCGGCCGGGCCCAGGCGGCCCGCGCCTATCAGCCGCCGCCGGACGCCTACGGCTGCCTGGTGGACCTGAGCGTGTGCGTGGGATGCCGCAAATGCGAGCAGGCCTGCAACCAGGTGAACCACCTGGCCGAGCCCGAGCGGCCCTTTGACGACCTCACCGTGCTGGACGCCAAGCGCCGCCCCGGCCCCGAGGCTTTCACCGTGATCAACCGCCACTACACCGGCCGCCGCGACGAGCGCAACCAGCTGGCCCCCACCTTCGTGAAGGTGCAGTGCATGCATTGCCAGGACCCGGCCTGCGCCAGCGCCTGCATCGTGGGGGCGCTGAGTAAAAAGCCCAACGGCGCGGTGCACTACGACGTGAGCAAGTGCATCGGCTGCCGCTACTGCATGGTGGCCTGTCCTTTCCAGATTCCGGCCTACGAGTATCACGACCCGCTGACTCCCCGGGTGCGCAAGTGCACCTTCTGTTTCGAGCGCATCTCCCAGGAGGGGGGCAAGCCCGGCTGCGCCCAGGTCTGCCCGGTGGAGGCCATAACCTTCGGCAAGCGCTCGGAGCTGATCAAGCTGGCCAAGCAAAAGATGGCCGACGACCCCGGCCGCTACCAGCCCACGATCTACGGCGAAAAGGAGGTGGGCGGCACCAGTTGGCTCTACATCTCCCGCGAGCCCTTTGCCAAGCTGGGCTTCCAGAATCTGCCCCAGCGGCCCATGCCGCACCTCACCGAGACCATTCAGCACGGCGTCTTCGCCTACATGTGGGCCCCCCTGTCCTTGTTCGCCCTGCTGGGCGGGGCCATGGCCGTGTTCAACCGGCGGCGGGACCAAGGGGAGGGCGACAAATGA
- a CDS encoding DcaP family trimeric outer membrane transporter: MRSKEIFGVGRRSFGRILQVGMILAAVALWPGTPPSALAQPAGGEAAQDYAAKVRQMQQVIELQQRQLQAQQKQLEQQQQMLRALQEQVSGLVKAERQPAATPAPAQAAAPKTAAVPKAAKQAEEDWPGSFAVAGSKTRMALGGFAELDLIHDTGAITSPADFVTADIVTRGATKAEGSDGQTTFSVKATRFWFETRTPLEEGRLKTFLSVDFFGDPQSASPDLRLREAYGELSRYVFGGDLLVGQTWSTIHYADAWPNILDYEGPSAEVGQRLPQVRWSRAVGQGLTLKLGLESPDDHIIQGADALTTWPDGVASLEWLAGPLKFQGSALLRDLRASQDNGPSESALGWGLLANGNLGLPWLHKGDNLTFSLAYGQGMGSTINDAPPDAYYNDTDNSLEVLPVWGYYLAYEHRWTENLTSVILYGGLYVDNADNQPYDSYHSSQYSCANLIWQPASWWVLGGELLWGERVDKDGASGDDTRLQLTSKFIF, encoded by the coding sequence ATGCGCTCAAAGGAGATCTTCGGGGTGGGACGGCGATCTTTTGGCCGGATTTTGCAGGTGGGGATGATTTTGGCCGCCGTGGCCCTTTGGCCCGGGACGCCGCCCAGCGCCCTGGCGCAGCCGGCCGGCGGCGAGGCGGCCCAGGATTACGCCGCCAAGGTGCGGCAGATGCAGCAGGTTATCGAGCTGCAGCAACGTCAGTTGCAGGCCCAGCAAAAGCAACTTGAGCAGCAGCAACAGATGCTGCGGGCCTTGCAGGAGCAGGTGAGCGGCCTGGTAAAGGCCGAGCGCCAACCCGCCGCCACGCCCGCCCCGGCCCAAGCCGCCGCCCCCAAGACCGCCGCCGTTCCCAAGGCGGCCAAGCAGGCCGAAGAAGATTGGCCCGGCTCCTTCGCGGTGGCGGGCAGCAAGACCCGCATGGCCCTGGGCGGCTTCGCCGAACTCGATCTGATCCACGACACCGGGGCCATTACCTCCCCGGCCGACTTCGTGACCGCCGACATCGTCACCCGGGGGGCCACCAAGGCCGAGGGCTCGGACGGCCAGACCACCTTCAGCGTAAAGGCCACCCGCTTTTGGTTCGAGACCCGCACCCCCCTGGAGGAGGGACGCCTGAAGACCTTTCTTTCCGTGGACTTTTTCGGCGATCCCCAAAGCGCCTCGCCGGACCTGCGCCTGCGCGAGGCCTACGGAGAGTTGAGCCGTTACGTCTTTGGTGGAGATCTCTTGGTCGGCCAGACCTGGTCCACCATCCATTACGCCGACGCCTGGCCCAACATCCTGGATTACGAGGGGCCCAGCGCCGAGGTGGGCCAACGGCTGCCCCAGGTGCGCTGGTCCCGCGCCGTGGGCCAGGGACTGACCCTGAAGCTGGGCCTGGAATCCCCGGACGACCACATTATCCAAGGGGCGGACGCGCTCACCACCTGGCCCGACGGGGTGGCGTCCCTGGAGTGGCTGGCCGGTCCGCTCAAGTTCCAGGGCTCGGCCCTGCTGCGCGATCTCAGGGCCAGCCAGGACAACGGGCCCAGCGAGAGCGCGTTGGGCTGGGGCCTGTTGGCCAACGGCAACCTGGGGCTGCCCTGGTTGCATAAAGGGGACAACCTGACCTTTTCGCTGGCCTACGGCCAGGGCATGGGCTCCACCATCAACGACGCGCCGCCCGACGCCTATTACAACGACACCGACAACAGCCTGGAAGTGCTGCCGGTATGGGGCTATTACCTGGCCTACGAGCACCGGTGGACCGAAAACCTGACCTCGGTGATTCTCTACGGCGGGCTTTACGTGGACAACGCCGACAACCAACCCTACGACTCCTACCACTCCTCCCAATATTCCTGCGCCAACCTGATCTGGCAACCCGCCTCCTGGTGGGTGCTGGGCGGCGAGCTGCTTTGGGGCGAGCGGGTGGACAAGGACGGGGCCAGCGGCGACGACACCCGCTTACAGCTCACCAGCAAGTTCATTTTTTAG
- the nrfD gene encoding NrfD/PsrC family molybdoenzyme membrane anchor subunit, which yields MSAHSHAAPLQGRARFWSPGALVMAALAVIGFLFVLGRYTGGLGAVSHLSQSHPWGLWIGVDVASGVALAAGGFTTAALAHIFGRHAYEPVVRPALLTALLGYVFVSLALLVDIGRSWAIWKPMVFWNPNSVLFEVAMCVMIYTAVLHAEFLPVVAERFQKGFGASLANRSWPVVAVAELLEGLLAFLNRNLSKVMWLFIIAGVVLSCMHQSGLGSLLLIAPTKMSPLWYTPILPLLFLTSAIAVGFPIVVFENTLVSASFELEDEMDILSRMVRITIVLLGIYGALKIGDVIYRGAWPLIFDGSTQGRAFMVEVLVGVVIPWLMLLFPAVRNHRTPLFIAACLIVGGVVINRINVFLVAYQPPYPVQSYFPSVGEMAITAGFIATLMLAYRFTVYFFPVLSPAGKEAN from the coding sequence ATGAGCGCGCACAGCCACGCGGCGCCCCTGCAAGGCCGGGCCCGCTTCTGGAGCCCCGGCGCCCTGGTCATGGCCGCCCTGGCGGTCATCGGCTTCCTGTTCGTCTTGGGCCGCTACACCGGCGGCCTGGGCGCGGTGAGCCACCTGAGCCAATCCCACCCCTGGGGCCTGTGGATCGGAGTGGACGTGGCCTCGGGCGTGGCCCTGGCCGCCGGCGGCTTCACCACCGCGGCCCTGGCCCATATCTTCGGACGCCACGCCTACGAGCCGGTGGTGCGTCCCGCCCTGCTCACCGCCTTGTTGGGCTACGTCTTCGTGTCCCTGGCCCTTTTGGTGGACATCGGCCGCTCCTGGGCCATCTGGAAGCCCATGGTCTTTTGGAACCCCAACTCGGTGCTCTTCGAAGTGGCCATGTGCGTGATGATCTACACCGCGGTGCTGCACGCCGAGTTCCTGCCCGTGGTGGCCGAGCGCTTCCAAAAAGGCTTCGGCGCCTCGTTGGCCAACCGTTCCTGGCCGGTGGTGGCCGTGGCCGAGCTGCTGGAGGGCCTGCTGGCCTTTTTGAACCGCAACCTGAGCAAGGTGATGTGGTTGTTCATCATCGCCGGGGTGGTGCTTTCGTGCATGCACCAGTCGGGCCTGGGCTCCCTGCTGCTCATCGCCCCCACCAAGATGAGCCCCCTTTGGTACACCCCCATCCTGCCGCTGCTGTTCCTCACTTCGGCCATCGCGGTGGGCTTTCCCATAGTGGTGTTCGAAAACACCCTGGTCAGCGCCTCGTTCGAGCTTGAGGACGAGATGGACATCCTCTCGCGCATGGTGCGCATCACCATCGTGCTGTTGGGCATCTACGGGGCGCTCAAGATCGGCGACGTGATCTACCGCGGCGCGTGGCCCCTCATCTTCGACGGCTCGACCCAGGGCCGCGCCTTTATGGTGGAGGTGCTGGTCGGGGTGGTCATTCCCTGGCTCATGCTGCTGTTCCCGGCGGTGCGCAACCACCGCACCCCCCTGTTCATCGCCGCCTGCCTCATCGTGGGCGGGGTGGTCATCAACCGCATCAACGTGTTCCTGGTGGCCTACCAGCCGCCTTATCCGGTGCAGTCCTACTTCCCCTCGGTGGGGGAGATGGCCATAACCGCCGGATTCATAGCCACTCTCATGCTGGCCTATCGCTTCACCGTCTACTTCTTCCCGGTTCTTTCCCCCGCAGGAAAGGAGGCCAACTGA
- a CDS encoding sigma-54 interaction domain-containing protein, with protein sequence MAHQEIGRHWRSILDTLGDGVAIIDPGGEVLMVNQAMCRLTGYEAHELVGRPCTVFNCDACARSRRSQRGGWCELFSGEQPENQEISCRLIRKDGTYLPALKVAALLRDADGELLGAVETVTDLTAISRRDQRINELSHQLADEEDFMGMVGQSPAMRRVYHLIEKAAQGHIPVLIHGESGTGKELVARAIHDLGERREGPYVVFNCAALSESLFESELFGHVKGAFTGAHRHRVGRLETAHGGDFFMDEIGELPVSCQVKLLRVLEEKHIERVGDQRGLFVDVRFIAATNRDLGGMLRAGQFREDLYFRLNVIPIHLPPLRERREDLPALVEHFLARLRRRTAKDISGVSRQVMERFTAYHWPGNVRELRTALEYAFVLADHGLIELEQLPPHLQGRAAPPASAAPAPSFAPLRPSDSPEDERQRRELVEALKAAGGNQSRAAKLLGVSRATVYNRMNRLGVELKKSVRD encoded by the coding sequence ATGGCCCACCAAGAGATTGGCAGGCATTGGCGCAGCATCTTGGACACCTTGGGCGACGGGGTGGCCATCATAGACCCCGGCGGCGAGGTGCTCATGGTCAACCAGGCCATGTGCCGCCTCACCGGCTACGAGGCCCACGAGCTGGTGGGCAGACCCTGCACCGTGTTCAACTGCGACGCCTGCGCCCGCAGCCGCCGGTCCCAGCGGGGCGGCTGGTGCGAGCTGTTTTCCGGCGAGCAGCCCGAGAACCAGGAGATATCCTGCCGCCTCATCCGCAAGGACGGCACCTACCTGCCCGCCCTCAAGGTGGCCGCGCTGTTGCGCGACGCCGATGGGGAGCTGCTGGGCGCGGTGGAGACGGTCACCGACCTGACCGCCATAAGCCGCCGCGACCAGCGCATCAACGAGCTGTCCCACCAGCTGGCGGACGAGGAAGACTTCATGGGCATGGTGGGCCAGAGCCCGGCCATGCGGCGGGTCTATCATCTGATAGAAAAGGCGGCCCAAGGCCATATCCCGGTGTTGATCCACGGGGAGAGCGGCACCGGCAAGGAGCTGGTGGCCCGGGCCATTCACGACCTGGGCGAGCGGCGGGAAGGGCCCTACGTGGTGTTCAACTGCGCGGCCCTGAGCGAGTCGCTGTTTGAGAGCGAGCTGTTCGGTCACGTGAAGGGGGCCTTCACCGGGGCTCACCGCCACCGGGTGGGGCGCCTGGAGACGGCCCATGGGGGCGATTTTTTCATGGACGAGATCGGCGAGCTGCCGGTCTCCTGCCAGGTGAAGCTACTAAGGGTGTTGGAGGAGAAGCACATCGAGCGGGTGGGCGACCAGCGCGGCCTGTTCGTGGACGTGCGCTTCATCGCCGCCACCAACCGCGACCTGGGCGGCATGCTGCGGGCGGGGCAGTTCCGCGAGGACCTCTATTTCCGCCTCAACGTGATCCCCATCCACCTGCCGCCCCTCAGGGAGCGCAGGGAAGACCTCCCCGCCCTGGTGGAGCACTTCCTGGCCCGCCTGCGGCGGCGCACCGCCAAGGACATTTCCGGGGTGTCGCGCCAGGTCATGGAGCGCTTCACCGCCTACCATTGGCCGGGCAACGTGCGCGAGCTGCGCACCGCCCTGGAATACGCCTTTGTCCTGGCCGACCATGGGCTCATCGAACTGGAGCAGCTCCCGCCCCATTTGCAGGGCCGCGCCGCCCCCCCTGCCTCGGCCGCGCCCGCCCCCTCCTTCGCCCCGCTTCGCCCGAGCGACTCCCCGGAGGACGAGCGACAGCGCCGGGAGTTGGTGGAGGCCCTCAAGGCCGCCGGCGGCAACCAGAGCCGGGCCGCCAAGCTGTTGGGGGTCAGCCGGGCCACGGTGTACAACCGCATGAACCGCCTGGGGGTGGAGCTGAAAAAATCGGTGCGCGACTAG